A stretch of Cytophagales bacterium DNA encodes these proteins:
- a CDS encoding oxidoreductase, which translates to MKKQIWFITGISSGLGKSLAEAVIEAGHYVIGTFRKADQVAAFNDTYGGKAEGILLDINYMNTSAEAVQQVQEKHGKIDVLVNNAGMGFVGAIEETSMEEVRKVFETNFFATLGLTQAVLPLMRKQRSGHIVQISSHGGVKAFGGFGIYNASKFALEGFSEALAQEVAPLGIHISIVEPGPFRTAFAGNNLGLASSDIADYQDTAGAFKTKLQGVDGKQEGDPDKAAQAIIDHVNQENPTLRLPLGKVPMVTIGAKIESLKADLEANRAIAEGAVY; encoded by the coding sequence ATGAAAAAGCAAATTTGGTTCATCACCGGAATCTCGAGCGGCCTCGGAAAATCATTAGCTGAAGCAGTTATAGAAGCGGGACATTACGTTATCGGCACCTTTAGGAAAGCGGATCAGGTAGCAGCTTTCAATGACACCTATGGTGGGAAAGCCGAAGGAATTCTGTTAGACATCAATTACATGAATACCAGTGCTGAAGCTGTACAGCAAGTTCAAGAAAAACATGGCAAAATTGATGTCCTGGTCAATAATGCAGGGATGGGGTTTGTAGGAGCCATTGAGGAGACTTCCATGGAAGAAGTTCGCAAAGTTTTTGAAACGAATTTTTTCGCTACCCTTGGACTCACTCAGGCGGTTTTGCCATTGATGCGTAAGCAGCGTTCAGGACATATTGTTCAGATCTCCTCTCATGGGGGTGTCAAGGCTTTTGGAGGGTTTGGGATCTACAATGCCAGCAAGTTTGCCTTGGAAGGGTTCAGTGAAGCCCTTGCCCAGGAAGTAGCTCCGCTGGGTATTCATATAAGTATCGTCGAGCCTGGTCCTTTCCGAACAGCTTTTGCTGGGAATAACCTTGGATTAGCCTCGAGTGATATTGCTGATTATCAGGATACCGCAGGAGCATTCAAAACCAAACTTCAAGGAGTAGACGGCAAACAGGAAGGTGATCCTGATAAAGCGGCTCAGGCTATTATTGATCATGTTAATCAGGAAAATCCAACCTTGAGATTACCGCTTGGGAAGGTACCGATGGTAACGATTGGTGCCAAGATTGAAAGCCTTAAGGCTGATCTGGAAGCGAATAGAGCAATTGCCGAAGGGGCGGTTTATTAG
- a CDS encoding Crp/Fnr family transcriptional regulator: MSDTAPILTNIRRYVDFSESEAERLQAIIKTTRFKKRQFLDQPGYTSNYRNYILKGAFRSFFIDEEGKDHTVQIAIEDWFVSDFYSYITRMPATLYVEALEDSVLLQMRYEDIEGLCKELHSLSEYFRITTERAFAYSRMRALSNLSKSAEERYLEFNELYPGIVQRVPQKIVASYLGMSPEFLSKIRSQLSKKG; encoded by the coding sequence ATGTCTGATACAGCTCCCATACTCACCAATATCCGTCGCTATGTCGACTTTTCCGAATCAGAAGCAGAACGATTGCAAGCAATCATTAAAACGACACGCTTCAAGAAACGACAGTTCCTGGATCAGCCCGGGTATACCAGTAATTATCGAAACTATATTCTAAAAGGAGCTTTTCGGTCCTTTTTCATAGATGAAGAGGGCAAAGACCATACCGTACAAATTGCAATAGAGGATTGGTTTGTGAGTGACTTTTACAGCTACATCACTCGTATGCCCGCGACATTGTATGTAGAGGCATTGGAAGATTCGGTTTTGCTGCAGATGCGCTATGAAGACATTGAAGGCTTGTGTAAGGAGTTGCACAGCTTGAGTGAGTACTTTCGGATCACTACAGAAAGGGCTTTTGCCTATTCGCGGATGCGTGCTTTGTCTAATCTGAGCAAATCAGCTGAAGAACGCTATTTGGAGTTCAATGAATTGTATCCGGGTATCGTGCAGCGAGTACCACAAAAGATCGTAGCCTCATACCTGGGGATGTCTCCTGAGTTTTTAAGTAAGATCCGATCGCAGTTGAGTAAGAAGGGGTGA
- a CDS encoding universal stress protein: protein MEHIIVPTDFSEEAKSALAFATELAKREDAEITLLHVVNTTQVFHPVYMDPILTSRLLKDLKTNAENTLEQWRTEFAPEAKTHTSVEELSLSEAIDLIVEERPTDLIVMGTKGSSGLTEFFVGSNTEKVVRFANVPVLTIPADSSPDAIKNILIPVQLDRVPVRFLEEVKLLRTLFQAKLNFVWIKSPHDVGAFDQLHKQFSDYLSAYFEGEDYSLFTGRDFLPEEAIVTFAKECNADMVAMATCQRKGIAHLFYGSTTESVVNHANVPVLAFPFKKQDIMLFEKTNAGFTGVII, encoded by the coding sequence ATGGAACACATCATCGTCCCTACCGATTTTTCAGAAGAGGCCAAATCTGCCCTGGCCTTTGCCACTGAACTAGCCAAGCGTGAAGATGCAGAGATTACGTTGTTGCACGTGGTGAACACCACCCAGGTTTTCCATCCTGTTTACATGGATCCTATCCTGACATCCCGACTATTAAAAGACCTTAAAACCAACGCCGAAAACACCTTAGAACAATGGCGGACCGAATTTGCTCCGGAAGCTAAGACGCATACTAGCGTAGAAGAGCTTTCTTTAAGTGAAGCGATCGACCTCATTGTAGAAGAAAGACCAACAGATCTCATTGTCATGGGGACCAAAGGGTCTTCCGGATTGACAGAGTTTTTTGTAGGATCTAATACAGAGAAGGTCGTGCGCTTTGCCAATGTACCTGTTCTGACTATTCCTGCCGATTCATCACCGGATGCGATCAAGAATATTCTGATCCCAGTACAATTGGATCGGGTACCAGTTCGATTCCTTGAAGAGGTGAAGCTACTAAGAACGCTATTTCAGGCGAAATTAAATTTTGTCTGGATAAAATCTCCTCATGATGTTGGGGCATTCGATCAATTACACAAGCAATTTTCGGACTACCTCAGTGCTTATTTCGAAGGAGAAGACTACAGCCTGTTCACGGGAAGAGACTTCTTACCGGAAGAAGCGATCGTCACTTTTGCAAAAGAATGTAATGCGGACATGGTAGCTATGGCAACATGTCAACGCAAGGGTATTGCCCACCTGTTTTACGGTAGTACCACGGAGAGTGTGGTCAATCACGCTAACGTACCGGTACTGGCCTTTCCTTTCAAAAAGCAAGACATCATGCTATTTGAAAAGACGAATGCCGGATTTACGGGTGTAATTATATGA